One part of the Flavobacterium johnsoniae UW101 genome encodes these proteins:
- the tgt gene encoding tRNA guanosine(34) transglycosylase Tgt, with protein sequence MKFDLLQKDPQSKARAGSITTDHGVIETPIFMPVGTVASVKGVHQRELKEEINPDIILGNTYHLYLRPQTEILEKAGGLHKFMNWDRNILTDSGGYQVYSLSSNRKIKEEGVKFKSHIDGSYHFFTPENVMEIQRTIGADIIMAFDECTPYPCDYRYAQRSMHMTHRWLDRCINHLEKVPYKYGYEQTFFPIVQGSTYKDLRRQSAEYIANAGQQGNAIGGLSVGEPAEEMYAMTEVVCEILPEDKPRYLMGVGTPINILENIALGIDMFDCVMPTRNARNGMLFTANGTINIKNKKWEADFSPIDEMAHTFVDTEYSKAYLRHLFAANEYLGKQIATIHNLGFYMWLVREARKHILAGDFRPWKEMMVKNMSQRL encoded by the coding sequence ATGAAGTTCGATTTATTACAAAAAGATCCGCAGTCGAAAGCAAGAGCGGGGAGTATTACTACTGATCACGGCGTAATTGAAACGCCTATTTTTATGCCAGTTGGAACGGTTGCATCTGTAAAAGGTGTGCATCAGCGTGAGCTTAAAGAAGAAATAAATCCGGATATTATTCTAGGAAACACTTACCATTTATATTTACGTCCGCAGACTGAAATTCTTGAAAAGGCAGGCGGACTGCACAAATTTATGAACTGGGATCGTAATATTTTGACCGATTCTGGAGGATATCAAGTATATTCTCTTTCTTCAAATAGAAAAATTAAGGAAGAAGGGGTAAAGTTTAAATCGCATATTGACGGTTCATATCACTTTTTTACGCCAGAAAATGTAATGGAAATTCAGCGTACGATTGGAGCCGATATTATTATGGCTTTTGATGAATGTACGCCTTATCCTTGTGATTACCGTTATGCACAGCGTTCTATGCATATGACGCACCGCTGGTTAGATCGTTGTATCAATCATTTGGAAAAAGTTCCTTATAAATACGGTTACGAACAAACGTTTTTTCCAATTGTTCAGGGAAGTACTTATAAAGATTTACGCCGTCAGTCAGCAGAATATATTGCTAACGCTGGCCAACAGGGAAATGCAATTGGCGGACTTTCTGTTGGTGAACCTGCAGAAGAAATGTATGCAATGACTGAGGTTGTCTGCGAAATTCTTCCTGAAGATAAACCTCGTTATTTAATGGGAGTTGGTACTCCTATAAATATATTAGAAAATATTGCGTTAGGAATTGATATGTTTGATTGTGTTATGCCAACGCGTAATGCGAGAAACGGAATGTTGTTTACAGCAAACGGAACAATTAATATTAAGAACAAAAAGTGGGAAGCAGATTTTTCTCCAATTGACGAAATGGCGCATACTTTTGTCGATACAGAATATTCAAAAGCGTATTTACGCCACTTGTTTGCTGCAAACGAATATTTAGGAAAACAAATTGCAACGATACATAATCTTGGTTTCTATATGTGGTTGGTTCGTGAAGCTAGAAAACATATCTTAGCAGGCGATTTTAGACCATGGAAAGAAATGATGGTTAAAAATATGAGTCAAAGACTATAA
- a CDS encoding polysaccharide deacetylase family protein: MLSDRVQPKSSRSISATIKNQMNLAQKLGYPENAKLLIIHADDAGLSHSENQATIKALQNGSVNSYSIMVPCPWFYEMAEFAKKNPDFDCGIHLTLTCEWENYKFGPVLPISEVSSLADQNGYFYKTRKDFKDNAKLSEIKKELIAQIEKALQFGIQPTHLDSHMCSVGVTPEILDIYRELGKTYNLPVFINKGFVESISLSDKQYNFEDTLLADNLLIGYYADFEKGELRKSYEKALDNVVSGFNVFLLHPAYDDFEMQGITVNHPNFGSEWRQIDFDFFTSDECKAKLKKNNIQLITWKEISSIR; encoded by the coding sequence ATGCTGTCAGACAGAGTTCAGCCAAAGTCTTCACGCAGTATATCCGCAACAATAAAAAATCAAATGAATTTAGCTCAAAAACTTGGATATCCCGAAAATGCCAAACTATTAATTATTCATGCTGATGACGCCGGATTATCGCATTCAGAAAATCAGGCCACAATAAAAGCACTTCAAAACGGATCTGTAAACTCTTATAGTATTATGGTTCCTTGTCCGTGGTTTTACGAAATGGCTGAATTTGCTAAAAAGAATCCGGATTTTGATTGCGGTATTCATTTAACTTTGACTTGCGAATGGGAAAATTACAAGTTTGGTCCCGTCCTTCCTATTTCCGAAGTTTCTAGCTTAGCAGATCAAAACGGTTATTTTTATAAAACCAGAAAAGATTTTAAAGACAACGCTAAACTTTCTGAAATTAAAAAAGAACTTATTGCTCAAATTGAAAAAGCGCTGCAATTTGGCATTCAGCCCACACATCTGGATTCACATATGTGCAGTGTTGGTGTAACACCAGAAATTTTAGATATTTATAGAGAATTAGGAAAAACATACAACTTACCGGTTTTCATTAATAAAGGTTTTGTAGAATCTATAAGTCTATCTGATAAACAATACAATTTTGAAGACACTCTTTTAGCTGATAATCTTCTTATTGGATATTATGCAGATTTCGAAAAAGGTGAACTTAGAAAATCATATGAAAAAGCTTTAGACAATGTTGTTTCGGGATTCAATGTTTTCCTGCTTCATCCTGCATATGATGATTTTGAAATGCAGGGAATTACGGTTAACCATCCTAATTTTGGTTCAGAATGGCGTCAAATAGATTTTGATTTTTTCACCAGTGATGAATGCAAAGCAAAACTTAAAAAAAATAACATTCAATTAATTACCTGGAAAGAAATTTCTTCCATTAGATGA
- a CDS encoding transketolase, which produces MKPNTQQLSDLTIQVRRDILRMVHAVNSGHPGGSLGCTEFLVTLYQNIMDRKEGFDMDGIGEDLFFLSNGHISPVFYSVLARSGYFPVSELATFRLLDSRLQGHPTTHEGLPGVRIASGSLGQGLSVALGAAQAKKLNKDNHIVYSLHGDGELQEGQNWEAIMYASAKKVDNIIATIDLNGKQIDGTTDEVLPMGSIRAKFEAFDWDVLEIKEGNSIDAIIAGLTDAKSRTGKGKPVCILLHTEMGNGVDFMMHTHAWHGKAPNNDQLASALAQNVSTLADY; this is translated from the coding sequence ATGAAGCCTAACACACAACAATTAAGCGATTTAACGATCCAAGTAAGAAGAGATATTCTTAGAATGGTACATGCTGTAAACTCTGGACACCCAGGTGGTTCTTTAGGTTGTACTGAATTTTTGGTAACACTATATCAAAATATAATGGACCGCAAAGAAGGTTTTGATATGGACGGAATTGGAGAAGATTTATTTTTCCTTTCAAACGGACACATCTCTCCTGTCTTTTACAGCGTTCTGGCACGCAGCGGTTATTTTCCAGTTTCAGAATTAGCTACATTCAGATTATTAGATTCTCGTTTACAGGGACACCCAACTACTCACGAAGGTTTACCTGGAGTTCGTATTGCGTCTGGTTCATTAGGACAAGGTTTATCTGTAGCTCTTGGAGCAGCGCAAGCTAAAAAATTAAACAAAGACAATCATATTGTATATAGTTTACACGGAGACGGAGAATTACAAGAAGGTCAAAACTGGGAAGCTATTATGTACGCTTCTGCTAAAAAAGTAGACAACATTATTGCAACAATCGACCTTAACGGAAAACAAATCGACGGAACAACCGATGAAGTTTTACCAATGGGAAGTATCCGCGCTAAATTTGAAGCTTTTGACTGGGATGTTTTAGAAATTAAAGAAGGAAACAGCATTGATGCTATCATCGCTGGTTTAACTGATGCTAAATCAAGAACAGGAAAAGGAAAACCAGTTTGTATTTTATTACATACAGAAATGGGTAATGGTGTAGATTTCATGATGCACACTCATGCTTGGCACGGTAAAGCACCAAACAATGACCAATTGGCTAGTGCTTTAGCTCAAAACGTTTCAACTTTAGCGGATTATTAA
- a CDS encoding transketolase family protein, with translation MKKYENTGSKDTRSGFGAGMTELGQKNENVVALCADLIGSLKFDDFKKNHPERFFQIGIAEANMIGIAAGLTIGGKIPFTGTFANFSTGRVYDQIRQSVAYSDKNVKICASHAGLTLGEDGATHQILEDIGLMKMLPGMTVINTCDYNQTKAATIALADHHGPAYLRFGRPVVANFTPADEPFVIGKAILLNEGTDVTIIATGHLVWEALIAAEALEAKGISAEVINIHTIKPLDEEAILKSVAKTRCVVTAEEHNYLGGLGESVSGVLALNNPTPQEFVAVKDSFGESGTPEQLMEKYKLNNQAIVEAVEKVIKRK, from the coding sequence ATGAAAAAATACGAAAATACAGGAAGTAAAGATACTCGTTCTGGTTTTGGAGCGGGAATGACTGAACTAGGTCAAAAAAATGAAAATGTTGTAGCATTATGTGCTGACTTAATTGGATCATTAAAATTTGATGATTTCAAAAAAAATCACCCAGAGCGTTTTTTCCAAATTGGAATTGCTGAAGCAAATATGATTGGAATCGCTGCAGGTTTAACAATTGGAGGGAAAATTCCATTTACTGGAACTTTTGCTAACTTCTCTACAGGAAGAGTTTACGACCAAATCCGTCAATCTGTTGCTTATTCAGATAAAAATGTAAAAATCTGTGCTTCTCACGCTGGTTTAACGCTGGGAGAAGATGGTGCAACTCACCAAATTTTAGAAGATATCGGATTAATGAAAATGCTTCCTGGAATGACAGTAATCAATACTTGCGATTACAACCAGACTAAAGCTGCTACAATTGCATTAGCAGACCACCACGGACCGGCTTATTTACGTTTCGGACGTCCAGTTGTAGCGAACTTTACTCCGGCTGACGAACCATTCGTAATTGGAAAAGCAATTTTATTAAACGAAGGAACAGATGTTACGATTATCGCAACAGGACACTTAGTTTGGGAAGCTCTTATTGCTGCTGAAGCTTTAGAAGCAAAAGGAATTTCTGCAGAAGTAATCAACATTCACACTATTAAACCTCTTGATGAAGAAGCAATTCTTAAATCGGTTGCTAAAACAAGATGTGTAGTAACTGCAGAAGAGCACAACTACCTAGGAGGTCTTGGAGAAAGCGTTTCAGGCGTATTAGCTTTAAACAATCCAACTCCACAAGAATTTGTTGCTGTAAAAGACAGTTTTGGTGAATCTGGAACTCCTGAGCAGTTAATGGAAAAATACAAATTAAACAATCAAGCGATTGTTGAAGCTGTAGAAAAAGTTATCAAAAGAAAGTAA
- a CDS encoding FKBP-type peptidyl-prolyl cis-trans isomerase: MNKFKYYFVLLLAGLAIVSCNKKDDDEEIVPLRDYQEQYNTDNANIEEYLNTYFITVTDAPGEQTDQDVTFTKITDPSTQPSIMSYLNSPTFPKLLKREVPMHGIVYQMYYLVLREGTGTSPMNTDGAFTSYRGEYLTRVAKTDTEAEHLSTTFFEQVLFPTKALDLYGTIIGWSEAFPQFKTGTATMKPDGSMKYENFGAGVLFIPSGLGYYGSGASAIPAYSPLIFSIKLYDLTRLDHDLDGVFDFEEDINGDGYVYDFRNTTEYPTPPANQYDDDTDKDGIADFLDSDDDGDGYSTLFEITKPTGTEFLGGLSKYYPYNPVSDNPATPNYDETEKYGIPRRPTGELTNPNLPESINNPRKFIEDDYLAAGRKRIHLDNTYPYKKN; the protein is encoded by the coding sequence ATGAATAAATTTAAATATTATTTTGTTTTATTACTCGCAGGACTTGCAATTGTATCTTGTAATAAAAAGGATGATGATGAAGAGATTGTGCCTCTAAGAGATTATCAAGAACAATATAATACTGATAATGCAAATATTGAAGAATATTTAAATACCTATTTTATAACAGTAACAGATGCTCCGGGAGAACAAACTGATCAGGATGTTACATTTACTAAAATTACTGATCCTTCAACGCAGCCTTCAATAATGTCTTACCTTAATAGTCCAACATTTCCAAAGCTGTTAAAAAGAGAAGTGCCTATGCATGGTATTGTATATCAAATGTATTATTTGGTTTTGAGAGAAGGTACCGGGACTTCCCCAATGAATACTGACGGTGCATTTACATCATATAGAGGTGAGTATTTAACTCGTGTTGCAAAAACAGATACTGAGGCAGAACATTTGTCAACAACGTTTTTTGAGCAGGTTTTATTTCCAACTAAAGCGTTAGATTTATATGGTACGATTATAGGCTGGAGCGAAGCTTTTCCTCAATTTAAAACAGGAACTGCTACAATGAAACCTGATGGCAGTATGAAATATGAAAATTTTGGTGCAGGAGTATTATTTATTCCTTCTGGTTTAGGTTATTATGGTTCGGGAGCAAGTGCAATTCCGGCTTATTCTCCTTTAATTTTCAGCATTAAATTATATGATTTAACTCGTTTGGATCATGATCTAGATGGTGTTTTTGATTTTGAAGAAGATATTAATGGAGATGGATATGTGTATGATTTTAGAAATACCACAGAATACCCAACTCCTCCTGCAAATCAATATGATGATGATACAGATAAAGACGGTATAGCAGATTTCTTAGATTCAGATGATGATGGTGATGGTTATTCTACCCTTTTTGAAATTACAAAACCTACTGGAACTGAATTTTTGGGTGGTTTGAGTAAATATTATCCATACAATCCTGTTTCAGATAATCCTGCTACGCCAAATTATGATGAAACAGAAAAATATGGTATTCCTAGAAGACCAACAGGAGAATTAACAAATCCTAATTTACCTGAATCTATAAATAATCCTAGAAAGTTTATTGAAGATGATTATTTAGCTGCAGGAAGAAAAAGAATTCATTTAGATAATACATATCCTTATAAAAAGAATTAA
- a CDS encoding RNA-binding S4 domain-containing protein, whose protein sequence is MRIDKYLWCVRYYKTRNMVTEACKKNQITVNGLVAKPSKEVFPTDRITFRKDQITQIITVLDIPESRVGAKLVDIYRKNETPPEAYEHLELLKLSKEHYRKSGTGRPTKKDRRDIDDYGNDFIDEENEDEI, encoded by the coding sequence ATGAGAATAGATAAATACTTATGGTGCGTTCGTTATTACAAGACCAGAAATATGGTAACCGAAGCTTGTAAAAAGAACCAAATCACTGTAAACGGGCTAGTTGCAAAACCATCAAAAGAGGTTTTCCCTACTGACAGAATTACCTTTAGAAAAGATCAAATTACACAAATTATAACGGTATTAGATATCCCTGAAAGCCGTGTAGGTGCAAAACTTGTTGATATATACCGAAAAAACGAAACACCGCCGGAAGCTTACGAACATTTAGAACTGTTGAAACTTTCTAAAGAACATTACCGTAAAAGCGGAACAGGAAGACCAACTAAAAAAGACAGAAGAGATATCGACGATTACGGAAATGATTTTATTGACGAAGAAAACGAAGATGAAATTTAA
- a CDS encoding phosphoribosyltransferase domain-containing protein: protein MSKNIILTNQEIEHKIKRIAYQIYETFVDEEEVVIAGIASNGSVFAQKLAESLRTISTLKVSLCEVKIDKQNPQSPIQTSLSKEDYKNKGLVLVDDVLNSGTTLIYAVRHFLDVPLKKFKTAVLVDRNHKKYPVKADFKGISLSTSLLEHVQVVFDENGDNYAFLS from the coding sequence ATGAGCAAAAACATCATCTTAACAAATCAGGAAATCGAACACAAAATAAAACGTATCGCTTATCAAATCTACGAAACCTTTGTTGACGAAGAAGAAGTTGTAATTGCAGGAATCGCATCTAATGGTTCTGTTTTTGCTCAAAAACTAGCAGAATCTTTACGCACAATTTCAACATTAAAAGTTTCTCTTTGCGAAGTCAAAATTGACAAACAAAACCCACAGTCCCCTATTCAGACTTCTTTAAGCAAAGAAGATTATAAAAATAAAGGACTTGTGCTGGTTGATGATGTATTAAACTCAGGAACTACTTTAATTTATGCTGTCCGCCATTTCCTTGACGTTCCGCTTAAGAAATTCAAAACAGCAGTACTTGTTGACAGAAATCATAAAAAATACCCTGTAAAAGCAGATTTTAAAGGAATCTCTTTATCAACTTCTTTATTAGAACACGTTCAGGTTGTTTTTGATGAAAACGGAGACAATTATGCTTTTCTAAGCTAA
- a CDS encoding shikimate kinase: MEKIVLLGYMGCGKSTIAQNLSKITQIPFLDLDICIEKRANLSIKEIFEQHGEIYFRKLEHEMFLELLQSSENAIIGLGGGTPCYANNHLLLQRDDIVSVYLKASIDTLYNRLVHNKSKRPLIANMDEEEMKEFIAKHLFDRSFYYNHAQHKVAVDNRTIDETVQDILDILA; the protein is encoded by the coding sequence ATGGAAAAAATTGTATTGTTAGGTTACATGGGCTGCGGAAAGTCTACAATTGCCCAAAATTTGTCAAAAATCACCCAAATTCCGTTTTTAGATTTGGATATCTGTATCGAAAAAAGAGCAAATTTGTCGATAAAAGAGATTTTTGAACAGCACGGAGAGATCTATTTTAGAAAATTAGAGCACGAAATGTTTCTTGAATTACTTCAATCTTCAGAAAATGCTATTATAGGTTTGGGTGGAGGAACTCCATGTTACGCTAATAATCATTTATTACTGCAGCGAGACGATATTGTTTCGGTTTATTTAAAAGCTTCTATTGATACTTTATATAATAGATTGGTACATAATAAAAGTAAACGTCCTTTAATTGCTAATATGGACGAAGAAGAAATGAAAGAATTTATCGCAAAGCATTTATTCGACAGAAGTTTTTATTACAACCACGCACAGCATAAAGTGGCAGTTGATAATAGAACAATTGACGAAACGGTTCAGGATATTTTGGATATTTTAGCTTAG
- a CDS encoding helix-turn-helix domain-containing protein, with protein MEQKIHQGRNVKRFREMLNIKQEALAYDLGEDWSQKKISLLEQKDVIEDNLLKQISAILKIPMEAFQNFNEEQAINIISNTFDNGAFLNTGYSPTFNTNPIDKIIQLHEEKIALYERMLKEKDEMMQRLEKLIK; from the coding sequence ATGGAACAGAAAATACATCAAGGAAGAAACGTAAAACGTTTTAGAGAAATGCTTAACATAAAACAGGAAGCTTTAGCGTATGATTTAGGAGAAGATTGGAGTCAAAAGAAAATTTCTTTATTGGAGCAGAAAGATGTAATTGAGGATAACCTTCTAAAACAAATTTCTGCAATATTAAAAATTCCGATGGAAGCTTTTCAGAATTTTAACGAAGAACAAGCGATCAATATTATTTCTAATACTTTTGATAATGGAGCTTTTTTAAATACAGGTTACAGCCCTACATTTAATACCAATCCAATCGACAAAATAATTCAACTTCATGAAGAAAAAATTGCTTTGTATGAGAGAATGTTGAAGGAAAAAGACGAGATGATGCAAAGACTTGAGAAACTAATCAAATAA
- a CDS encoding tetratricopeptide repeat protein yields the protein MKNLLVLSFIMISFSSWSQTAAIYFNKAFNKAAAGNYKSAIADYTKAISKDSKFVEAYQNRGVAKFKLNDLKGAMSDFNKTIELDNMNADAFTGRANVNFKLSNFKEAISDCTSCLDLNPRDYVAYNLRGLAYNNIGDKKNSCKDFSKAIELGSQSAIKNRNSFCK from the coding sequence ATGAAAAACCTACTAGTACTATCATTTATTATGATAAGCTTTTCGTCGTGGTCGCAAACCGCAGCGATTTATTTTAACAAAGCTTTTAATAAAGCTGCAGCCGGAAATTACAAAAGTGCAATCGCCGATTACACAAAAGCCATCAGCAAGGATTCTAAATTTGTTGAAGCTTATCAAAATCGAGGCGTTGCAAAATTCAAACTAAACGATTTAAAAGGCGCCATGTCTGATTTTAACAAAACAATCGAATTAGACAATATGAATGCCGATGCTTTTACTGGCCGTGCCAATGTAAACTTTAAACTATCAAATTTTAAAGAAGCAATTAGTGACTGCACCTCTTGTCTTGATTTAAACCCAAGAGACTATGTTGCCTATAACTTAAGAGGTTTGGCTTATAACAACATTGGAGACAAGAAAAATTCATGCAAAGATTTTTCAAAAGCAATCGAATTAGGAAGCCAAAGCGCCATAAAAAACAGAAACTCATTTTGTAAATAA
- a CDS encoding MerR family transcriptional regulator: MINNIKTVFSIKDLENLSGIKAHTIRIWEKRYNILEPMRTDTNIRLYNLQNLQKLLNITLLHEYGYKISKIATYPEEKIPQLVREIISKKNSQNYAITSFKMAMMNFDQELFFNTFDWLISEKTFKEVFKEHFLPLLKELGLLWQSETITPANEHFMSHLIKQKILIYTESLQIQKPTKTDRIFVLSLPLNEIHQIGLLYLQYEILSKGYKTIYLGESMPIENLQDLTKHFENITFVSFMTIQPDRSVINQYVKSMGQKLLQKNNEVWLMGKMVEHIDRKNLPERIRIFDSMEETMETI; encoded by the coding sequence ATGATAAACAATATAAAAACTGTTTTCAGTATAAAAGATCTTGAGAATTTATCCGGAATTAAAGCACACACAATTCGTATTTGGGAAAAGAGATACAACATTCTTGAACCAATGCGTACCGATACTAATATCAGGCTTTATAACCTGCAGAATTTACAGAAACTTTTAAATATTACTTTATTACACGAATACGGTTATAAAATTTCTAAAATCGCAACTTATCCCGAGGAAAAAATCCCTCAATTAGTCCGCGAAATCATATCAAAGAAAAACTCTCAAAATTATGCCATCACGTCTTTTAAAATGGCGATGATGAATTTTGACCAGGAATTATTTTTCAACACTTTTGACTGGCTTATTTCTGAGAAAACATTCAAAGAAGTTTTTAAGGAGCATTTTTTACCTTTATTAAAAGAATTAGGATTGTTATGGCAGTCTGAAACCATAACTCCTGCAAATGAACATTTTATGAGTCATTTGATCAAACAGAAAATCTTAATTTATACCGAAAGCCTTCAGATTCAGAAACCAACAAAAACCGACAGAATTTTTGTGCTTTCTCTTCCGTTAAATGAAATTCACCAAATTGGCTTACTATATCTTCAATATGAAATTTTATCAAAAGGATACAAAACTATTTATTTAGGCGAAAGCATGCCTATTGAAAACTTACAGGATTTAACCAAACATTTTGAAAACATCACTTTTGTTTCTTTCATGACTATACAGCCGGATCGAAGTGTTATTAATCAATATGTAAAATCGATGGGACAAAAACTACTTCAAAAAAACAATGAAGTATGGCTTATGGGCAAAATGGTTGAACATATCGACAGAAAAAATTTACCCGAAAGAATCCGAATTTTCGATTCTATGGAAGAAACAATGGAAACAATTTAA
- a CDS encoding phytoene desaturase family protein, which yields MTKTISIIGSGFSSLAASCYLAQQGNKVIIYEKNPTIGGRARQFKKDGFTFDMGPSWYWMPDVFERFFQDFNKKPSDYYELVKLNPAYRVYFGINDFISIYDNLAAIKNTFEEIEKGSGQKLETFINQAKSNYDIAIKDLVYRPGVSPLELITKETALKLNQFLGNVSADIRKKFKNKKLIQILEFPVLFLGAKPTKTPSFYNFMNYADFGLGTWHPKTGMFDVIRGIEKLALELGVTIKTNSPIEKIIVEGKTATGIVINGEIIKSDIILSGADYQHTETLLEKEHRAYSDNYWESRIFAPSSLLFFIGFNKKIENISHHALFFDTDFDQHAIDIYDKPKWPKEPLFYANFPSKTDLTCAPDGMETGFFLIPLAPGIEDNQSLREEYFEKIITRFEQLTQQEIRNNIIFKESFCKNDFVQDYNAYKGNAYGMANTLLQTAFLRPKLKSKKVRNLYFTGQLTVPGPGVPPALISGKLAAELIQKSLRS from the coding sequence ATGACAAAAACAATCTCCATAATAGGATCAGGCTTTTCTTCGTTAGCCGCTTCATGTTACTTGGCACAACAAGGGAACAAAGTGATTATTTATGAAAAAAATCCAACAATTGGAGGCCGTGCCCGACAATTTAAAAAAGACGGCTTTACATTTGATATGGGACCAAGCTGGTATTGGATGCCTGATGTTTTTGAACGTTTTTTTCAGGATTTCAACAAAAAACCTTCAGATTATTACGAGCTTGTAAAACTCAATCCGGCTTATCGGGTTTATTTTGGCATAAATGATTTTATCAGCATTTATGATAATCTTGCAGCAATCAAAAATACATTTGAGGAAATTGAAAAAGGAAGCGGTCAAAAACTTGAAACCTTTATCAATCAGGCCAAAAGCAATTATGACATTGCCATAAAAGATTTGGTATATCGTCCCGGAGTTTCTCCGCTTGAACTGATTACGAAAGAAACCGCTCTTAAACTCAATCAGTTTTTAGGAAATGTTAGTGCTGATATTCGTAAAAAATTCAAAAACAAAAAACTGATTCAAATTCTTGAATTTCCGGTTTTGTTTCTCGGTGCCAAACCAACCAAAACACCTTCCTTTTACAATTTTATGAATTATGCCGATTTCGGTCTTGGAACCTGGCATCCTAAAACGGGAATGTTTGATGTTATTCGCGGCATCGAAAAATTAGCTTTAGAACTTGGCGTAACCATTAAAACCAATTCGCCAATCGAAAAAATAATCGTTGAAGGCAAAACCGCCACAGGAATTGTTATTAACGGCGAAATCATAAAATCTGATATTATTTTAAGTGGAGCCGATTATCAGCATACCGAGACTTTATTAGAAAAAGAACATCGCGCTTATTCTGATAATTATTGGGAAAGCCGAATCTTCGCTCCTTCTTCGCTCCTGTTTTTTATTGGTTTCAATAAAAAAATCGAAAACATTTCGCATCACGCCCTATTTTTTGATACCGATTTTGATCAGCATGCAATTGATATTTATGATAAACCGAAATGGCCAAAAGAACCGTTATTTTATGCCAATTTTCCATCCAAAACTGATTTGACTTGTGCGCCAGACGGAATGGAAACCGGTTTTTTCTTAATTCCGCTTGCACCCGGAATTGAAGACAATCAATCACTTAGAGAAGAATATTTCGAAAAGATAATCACTCGTTTTGAACAACTTACCCAGCAAGAAATTAGAAATAACATTATCTTTAAGGAATCATTCTGTAAAAATGATTTTGTACAAGATTATAATGCGTACAAAGGAAATGCTTACGGAATGGCCAATACTTTATTACAAACGGCTTTTTTGCGGCCAAAACTGAAAAGCAAAAAAGTTCGTAACTTATATTTTACAGGACAATTAACTGTTCCCGGCCCAGGTGTTCCCCCTGCGTTAATTTCTGGAAAACTAGCCGCTGAATTAATTCAAAAATCTTTAAGATCTTAA